A stretch of DNA from Micromonospora sp. NBC_01813:
CGAGCGTCGGGCAGGAGACTGTCAAGCGTGAGGCTGCCGGGGACCGGGCCGCTGCCGAGGATCCGGCGGGCGATCCGCTGCCGGTCGAGGAGGAGTCGGCCTCGCCGAGTCGGTCCCGGCGGTCGCGGAGTCGGACCGCCGTGCCGGTCTGATCCTGCGTCGGTGCGTACCAGCGGGTGCGGTGGCACGGTGACAGCCGGCCGTGCCACCGCTCCGGAGGCGGACCGGTGCCCCACGTAAGCTGCCGAGGTGGCTACCAGCGCTGGCAGGTTCAGGTTGTCGGCTGTCGCCGCCACGGCCGGCGGGATGGTCGCCGGCTACGCCCTCGACGCGCTGCTCGGTGACCCTCGCCGCTGGCATCCGGTGGCCGGCTACGGCAGGTTCGCGGGCGCCGTCGAGCGTCGGATGTACCGGCCGACCCGTCGGGCAGGTGCCGCCTACACGGCGGTCGCGGTCGGTGCGCCGGTGCTCGCGGCAGCGGCCGCTTCGGTGCTGACCCGCCGGCATCCGCTCGCCCGGGCGACGATCGTCGCCGGCGCGACCTGGGCGGTGCTCGGCGGGCGCACCCTGCGGACCGAGTCGAAGGTGATGGCGCGGGCGCTGCGCCACGGCGACGTACCGGCTGCCCGTCGCCGGCTCAATCACCTGTGTGGCCGGGACCCGGCCACCCTCGAAGCGCCGGAGTTGGCCCGCGCGACGGTCGAGTCGGTCGCCGAGAACACCTCGGACGCCGTGGTCGCCCCACTGTTCTGGGGAGCCGTCGCCGGGCTGCCCGGCCTGGTCGGGTACCGCGCGGCGAACACCCTGGACGCGATGGTCGGGCACCGGTCGCCGCGCTACGAGCGTTTCGGCACCGCCTCGGCGCGACTCGACGACGTGCTGAACTTCGTGCCGTCGCGGCTGACCGGCCTGGCCGCCGTGGCGTGGGCGCCGGCGGTCAAGGGTGACCGGGTGCGGGCCTGGCGGGTGTGGCGCCGGGACCGCGCCGATCACCCGAGCCCGAACGCCGGCCAGTGTGAGGCGGCGTTCGCCGGGGCGCTGGGGGTGCGGCTCGGTGGCCGCAATGTCTACTTCGGCCGTTCCGAGGTGCGTCCGTACCTCGGTGACGGACCCCGCCCGTCGCCCCGGCAGATCAAGCGTGCGGCCACCCTGTCCCGCCTCGTCGGCCACACTGCCGTCGCAGCCGTACCCGTCGTAGCTGCCGCTGCCCTCACCCTCCCCACCTTCTCGACGATCTTGCAGTTATCGAGAGCTTTCGTCCGGAATGTCCGTCGATAAGTGCAAGATCGTCGAGAGAGAACGGGCGGCGGTGGTGGGCTGCTCGTTGCCGGGACCACCTCGGACGCGGGCAAGAGCGTCCTGACCGCCGGCATCTGCCGCTGGCTGCACCGCCAAGGGGTACGGGTCGCCCCGTTCAAGGCGCAGAACATGTCCAACAACTCCGCGGTGGTGCTCGGCGCGGACGGCCGAGGTGGCGAGATCGGCCGGGCCCAGGCGATGCAGGCCGCCGCCTGCGGGCTGGAGCCGCAGGTACGGTTCAACCCCGTACTGCTCAAGCCGGGCAGTGACCGGTCCAGCCAGGTCGTGCTGCTCGGCGAAGCGGTCGACACCGTCACCGCGACCAACTACCGCGCCGTGCGGTCCCGCCTCGCCGACACAGTGCACGCCACCCTGGCCGAACTGCGCGCCGAGTACGACGTGGTGATCTGCGAAGGCGCCGGCAGCCCCACCGAGATCAACCTGCGGGCCGGTGACTTCGTCAACCTCGGGCTGGCCCGGCACGCCAACCTGCCGGCGATCGTCGTCGGCGACATCGACCGGGGCGGGGTGTTCGCCGCCATGTTCGGCACCGTCGCCCTGCTCAGCGCCGAAGACCAGGCACACATCGGCGGATTCGTGATCAACAAGTTCCGGGGCGACCTGGGGTTGCTGCGCCCCGGCCTGGACATGCTGCGGCAGGTCACCGGCCGGCCCACCCTCGGGGTGCTGCCCTGGCAGCCCGACATCTGGCTGGACGGCGAGGACTCCCTCGCGTACGGCCGGACTCTCGGCCGGCCCACGACGCCGCGCGGGCGCGACACCCTGCGGGTCGCGGCGATCCGGCTGCCCCGGATCTCCAACGCCACCGACCTGGAGGCCCTCGCCGCCGAGCCGGGTGTGCGGGTGCAGCTCACCGTCGACCCGGCCGACGTCGCCGCCGCCGACCTGGTGATCGTCCCGGGCACGAAGTCTACGGTGGACGACCTGGCCTGGCTGCGGGCGACCGGCCTGGCCGACGCGGTCACCGCGCACGCCGCCGCCGGGCGCCCACTGCTCGGCATCTGCGGCGGCTTCCAGATGCTCGGCCGGGCCATCCACGACGAGGTGGAGAGCCGCCAGGGCAGCGTGCCAGGGCTCGGCCTGCTGCCCGTCGAGGTCACCTTCGCCGCGCGCAAGACCGTCACCCGCAGCGCCGGCCGCGCATACGGCATGGTCCCGGTGCGCGGCTACGAGATCCACCACGGGTACGTCTCGCACGTCGACCCGTCGACCCCGCCGCTGATCACCGACACCAACAACAGCACGTCAGACGGTACGGAGGGCGTGCGGGTCGGGTCGATCTGCGGCACCCACTGGCACGGCGCGTTCGAGTCCGACGAGTTCCGGCGCCGCTACCTCGACGAGGTGGCCCGCCAGGCCGGCCGGCACGGCTTCACCGTCGCGCCGGACACCAGTTTCGCCGGGCTGCGCGAGCACGGGCTCGACCTGCTCGCCGACCTGGTCGAGCAGCACCTGGACACCGACGCGCTGTGGCGGCTGATCGAGAGCGGCCCGCCGGCCGGGCTGCCGTTCATCCCGCCCGGAGCACCCGCAGCGCATTGAGGGGTATTGGCCAGGGTCGCTTGATCATGGTCCCATGTGGTAGACAACTCCTGAGCTGGTAAGGCGGATCCGTTCCCGATCCGCAGATGAGGCTCGGTGGCCGGGATAGCGCCCGGAAACCTTTACCTATGGGCTTCGTAGCTAAGCCTCTCCCTGATCGCTGCGCACGCGCTGTTCGACGGGTGTACCCGGTTACGCGATCACGTTTTCGAACCGCGTGCCCTGTGCGCAACGGTTCACGGACTCCATGGAGGGACGATGCACTCATCGCATCCGAGCAAGGTCTCCACGCTGCGCGGGCAGTTACTCGGCCAGCAGATGCGGCAACTACGCCAGCAGATCGGGCTGACGCTGGAGCAGGCCGCCGCCTATCTCAACCGCGACCAGTCCGGGCTCGGTCGTTTCGAGCGCGCCGAATGGCCGTTTCCCCGCCAGGACGTGCAGTTGCTGCTCGACCTGTACTGCGTCGGCGAGCGGCCGATGCGCGACTACTACCTGCGGCTCAGCGAGGAGGCGTGGCGCCGCGACGAGTGGGAGACCGAGTTCGACGACGCCATCTACGACCGGTCCTTCGTCGACCTGCCGTGGCTGGAAGGCCGCGCCACCCACATCTTCGCCTTCGACCTGGGCCATGTGCCGGGTCTGCTGCAGACGCCGGAGTACGCCGCATCGCTGATTCGTGAAGCGGAGACAGCGCAAGCCACCGAGGCGCTGATCGACCGGTGGGTCGAGATGCGCATGAAACGTCAGGCCGTCCTGCAGGGTTCGCAGCCCGTCAAGTTCACCAGCGTCTTGACCGAGTCGGTGCTCCGGGCGAGGACTGGCGGTGCCGAGGTCATGCGGGCGCAGCTCGACCATCTGGCCAGCCTTGCCCGGCGACATCACATCGAGGTGCGAGTGTTGCCGATGTCGGCGGGGGCAGGTGCGGGCGTCGATGGGGCGTTTATGGTCTTCGGTATGCCGCAGCCCTACCCTGAGGTGGCCTACGTCGAGCACTTCGGCGGCCGGGTATTCCTCGAGTGGCCCAAGTCCACCCGCTTCGTCCGACTGTACGATCGCCTGACCGTCTCAGCCCTCACGCCGAAGGAATCAGGTGAGCTGATCATGACCATCGCGGAGGAACTCTGATGGATGACTTGAGTAGCGTCGAATGGCACATCAGTACTCGTAGCAGTGGTGGTAGCGGCAACTGTGTGGAGGTGGGGGCGCTGGCCGATGGGCGGATCGCGGTGCGGCACAGCAAGGCACCTGACGCGGCCGTGATCATCTACACCCGTGCCGAGTGGGACGCCTTCCTCGCCGGGGCCAGGGACGGGGAGTTCGATTTCGCCTGACCGACCGGGCACGGTCGAGAGCTTCGAAGGGCTGGCCCGGCGGGTGTACGCCGGGCCAGCCCGCCTCGGCCGGGTCCGGCTCGTCGTGGTCGACGGCCCGAGCGGGGCCGGAAAGTCGACCTTCGCCGACCGGCTGGCCGTCGCCTGCGCGGCACTCGAGCCGGCCGAGCCAGCGTGGCCGACCGAGCCAGCATGGCCGCTCGGTTCAGCCCGTCCGGCAACCGCCTGCGGCGTCGCGGTCGTGCGGACCGACGATCTGCTCGACGGCTGGCTCGACCAGTTCACCTTCTGGCCCCGGCTGCGCGACTGGGTGCTCAATCCGCTGCGACTCGGCCGGCCGGCCCGCTACCGCCGCTACGACTGGGCGGCCGAGCGGTTCGGTGACCAGTGGATCACCGTCGCGCCGCCGGGCGTACTCGTGCTCGAAGGGGTGAGTGCGGCGCGGGCGGCGATCCGGCCGACCGCGACGCTGTCGGTCTTCGTCACCGCGCCGCCGTCGGTGTGCCTGGCCCGGTCGCTGGTCCGCGACGGGGCGGCGCTGCAGCCGGTGCTGGACCGCTGGCGCAAGGCCGAGGAGCTGTTCTTCGCCGCCGACGGCACACCTGGCGCGGTCGATCTGCTGGTGGCCGGAGCGGCGCTGCTACCTGCGGATTCGGGCTCGTATCGGCGGATCGGCGGCCGGTTGACGTAGACGGCGGTGGCGCCGGTGGGGCACCATCGGCTGGGTAGGCCAGTTCGCCGACCCCGGGAGCGCCCGAGATGACCGCAGACGACGACGGCGCTACGCCGCCGGCCAACTCAGACATTGCGGGTGGCAACTCGACCCAGTCCGACGGCCAGGAGGCGAGCCCGCCAGCCCGGCGGCGGATCACGTTGACCGGGATCAGCTCGCGGGCCTGGGAACACCCGGCCGACCGGGGTGCGCTGACCGCCCTGCGCGAGCTGCGCGGCTTCGACGACGTGGTCAAGGCGTTCTTCGGGATGTGGAACGAGCGTGCCTTCCGGCTCTCCTACCTGGCGTCGTCGATCCGGGCGGACCATCGGCAGTATCCGCGGGTGCACCGGTTGTTCTCCGAAGCGGCGGCCACCCTCGACGTGCCGGAGCTGCCGGAGCTGTACGTCACCCAGTCTCCGGTGCTGGGCGCCCAGGCGATCGGCCTGGACAAGCCGTTCATCGTGGTCAACACCGCCTGCGTGCAGCAGCTCGACGACGAGGAACTGCGTACGCTGCTCGGCCACGAACTCGGTCACGTGCGCAGCGGGCACGCCGTCTACCAGACGATTCTCGCCATCCTGACCCGCTGGGCGGCGAACCTGAGCTGGCTGCCGGTCGGGGCCATCGCGCTGCGGGCGATCATCGCCGCGATGCTGGAGTGGTGGCGCAAGGCGGAACTTTCCGGGGACCGGGCTGGTCTGCTCGCCGGGCAGGACCCGGCGGCGTCGCTGCGACTGCTGATGAAGCTGGCCGGCGGCGGCGACCTCAGCCAGATCGACACGGCCGCCTTCCTGGAGCAGGCCGCCGAGTACGAGGGCGGCGGTGACCTGCGCGACAGCGTGCACAAGCTGCGGATGACGGCGTGGAGCACCCATCCGGTGCCGGTGGCTCGGGCGGCGGCGTTGCGCCAGTGGATCGACTCCGGCGGCTACGGGCAGGTCCTGGCCGGGGAGTATCCGCGTCGCGACGACGATTCGACCGCCTCGGTGACCGAGGAGATCAAGGCCGCCGCCCAGGCGTACCGGGAGGAGTTCGGCCGCAGTCAGGATCCGCTGGTCGGGCTGCTGCGTCGGCTCGGCACCGGCGCCGCCGACATGGGGGAGTGGGCCAGCGGAGCGGCCGGCCGCGCCCGGTCCTGGGCGAGCGCGGCCAGCAACACCGGTCGGCCCGGCAGCCGGCCCCGGTAGTCCCGGCTGGTCAGCGCAAGGCAGCCAGTCGGCGGTCGACCTTGTCGGCGTCGAAGCGCTCCGGGTCGAACACGGTCTGCGGGTCGTCGAGACCGAGCCATTCCCGCTGATCGGCGTGCTCCGGATGGGTCGGGTCGGCCACCGCGTCGAGCATGTTCGCGTAGCCCCAGACGCCACCGCAGTCCTCCGGCGGCGCGGCCCGCTCGCCACCCGTACACCGGGGGTAGCTGGCCGCCGGGTCGCGGTCGGTGACCGCCACGACGGTGATCTCATGCTCCCAGTCGTCGCCGAAGTCGTACCGGTAGGTGAACGTGTCGCCTTCGGCGGCGGCGACCTGTTCCAGGGTGACCTTTCGCTCCGAGGGGTGCCCGGTCTGGTTTCCCGGCGGCGCGAACTCGCCGTACGGGGTGTCGAACATGTGCAGGTGGCTGTCGTCCCAGTCGAACACCGACTGGATCACGTAGTGCAGT
This window harbors:
- a CDS encoding uridine kinase family protein, coding for MYAGPARLGRVRLVVVDGPSGAGKSTFADRLAVACAALEPAEPAWPTEPAWPLGSARPATACGVAVVRTDDLLDGWLDQFTFWPRLRDWVLNPLRLGRPARYRRYDWAAERFGDQWITVAPPGVLVLEGVSAARAAIRPTATLSVFVTAPPSVCLARSLVRDGAALQPVLDRWRKAEELFFAADGTPGAVDLLVAGAALLPADSGSYRRIGGRLT
- a CDS encoding helix-turn-helix domain-containing protein, giving the protein MRQLRQQIGLTLEQAAAYLNRDQSGLGRFERAEWPFPRQDVQLLLDLYCVGERPMRDYYLRLSEEAWRRDEWETEFDDAIYDRSFVDLPWLEGRATHIFAFDLGHVPGLLQTPEYAASLIREAETAQATEALIDRWVEMRMKRQAVLQGSQPVKFTSVLTESVLRARTGGAEVMRAQLDHLASLARRHHIEVRVLPMSAGAGAGVDGAFMVFGMPQPYPEVAYVEHFGGRVFLEWPKSTRFVRLYDRLTVSALTPKESGELIMTIAEEL
- a CDS encoding M48 family metallopeptidase, yielding MTADDDGATPPANSDIAGGNSTQSDGQEASPPARRRITLTGISSRAWEHPADRGALTALRELRGFDDVVKAFFGMWNERAFRLSYLASSIRADHRQYPRVHRLFSEAAATLDVPELPELYVTQSPVLGAQAIGLDKPFIVVNTACVQQLDDEELRTLLGHELGHVRSGHAVYQTILAILTRWAANLSWLPVGAIALRAIIAAMLEWWRKAELSGDRAGLLAGQDPAASLRLLMKLAGGGDLSQIDTAAFLEQAAEYEGGGDLRDSVHKLRMTAWSTHPVPVARAAALRQWIDSGGYGQVLAGEYPRRDDDSTASVTEEIKAAAQAYREEFGRSQDPLVGLLRRLGTGAADMGEWASGAAGRARSWASAASNTGRPGSRPR
- a CDS encoding cobyric acid synthase, coding for MQDRRERTGGGGGLLVAGTTSDAGKSVLTAGICRWLHRQGVRVAPFKAQNMSNNSAVVLGADGRGGEIGRAQAMQAAACGLEPQVRFNPVLLKPGSDRSSQVVLLGEAVDTVTATNYRAVRSRLADTVHATLAELRAEYDVVICEGAGSPTEINLRAGDFVNLGLARHANLPAIVVGDIDRGGVFAAMFGTVALLSAEDQAHIGGFVINKFRGDLGLLRPGLDMLRQVTGRPTLGVLPWQPDIWLDGEDSLAYGRTLGRPTTPRGRDTLRVAAIRLPRISNATDLEALAAEPGVRVQLTVDPADVAAADLVIVPGTKSTVDDLAWLRATGLADAVTAHAAAGRPLLGICGGFQMLGRAIHDEVESRQGSVPGLGLLPVEVTFAARKTVTRSAGRAYGMVPVRGYEIHHGYVSHVDPSTPPLITDTNNSTSDGTEGVRVGSICGTHWHGAFESDEFRRRYLDEVARQAGRHGFTVAPDTSFAGLREHGLDLLADLVEQHLDTDALWRLIESGPPAGLPFIPPGAPAAH
- a CDS encoding DUF397 domain-containing protein, yielding MDDLSSVEWHISTRSSGGSGNCVEVGALADGRIAVRHSKAPDAAVIIYTRAEWDAFLAGARDGEFDFA
- a CDS encoding cobalamin biosynthesis protein is translated as MATSAGRFRLSAVAATAGGMVAGYALDALLGDPRRWHPVAGYGRFAGAVERRMYRPTRRAGAAYTAVAVGAPVLAAAAASVLTRRHPLARATIVAGATWAVLGGRTLRTESKVMARALRHGDVPAARRRLNHLCGRDPATLEAPELARATVESVAENTSDAVVAPLFWGAVAGLPGLVGYRAANTLDAMVGHRSPRYERFGTASARLDDVLNFVPSRLTGLAAVAWAPAVKGDRVRAWRVWRRDRADHPSPNAGQCEAAFAGALGVRLGGRNVYFGRSEVRPYLGDGPRPSPRQIKRAATLSRLVGHTAVAAVPVVAAAALTLPTFSTILQLSRAFVRNVRR